In Primulina eburnea isolate SZY01 chromosome 3, ASM2296580v1, whole genome shotgun sequence, one DNA window encodes the following:
- the LOC140826006 gene encoding uncharacterized protein, which yields MGNTSSMLTQYDIEEVQEHCNHAFSQQEIVSLYQRFCQLDRNGGGFISAEEIMTVPEFAVNPLSQRLLRMLDGLNFKEFVAFLSAFSSRTSLQQKVEFIFKVYDSDGNGKVTFNEMLDILRDLTGQFISEQQREKVLTHVLEEAGYTKDSLLVQADFVKILGNSDLRMEVEVPVD from the exons ATGGGCAACACCTCTTCGATGCTCACCCAATACGATATTGAAGAAGTTCAAGAACACTGCAATCATGCCT TTTCACAGCAGGAGATAGTGTCATTGTATCAGAGGTTCTGCCAGTTGGATCGGAATGGGGGAGGCTTCATCTCTGCCGAGGAGATCATGACAGTACCTGAATTCGCTGTTAATCCTCTCTCTCAG AGATTATTGAGGATGTTGGATGGACTTAATTTCAAAGAGTTTGTAGCATTCCTATCTGCTTTCAGTTCTCGAACAAGCTTGCAGCAAAAAGTTGAAT TTATTTTTAAGGTTTATGACTCTGATGGAAATGGAAAGGTTACTTTCAACGAAATGCTGGACATATTGCGGGATTTGACTGGTCAATTTATATCTGAACAACAGAGAGAG AAAGTTCTTACCCACGTTCTCGAGGAAGCAGGCTACACAAAGGATTCCTTGTTAGTTCAAGCTGATTTCGTGAAG ATTCTTGGCAATTCTGACTTGAGGATGGAAGTCGAAGTTCCGGTAGACTAA
- the LOC140825999 gene encoding putative leucine-rich repeat receptor-like serine/threonine-protein kinase At2g24130, with amino-acid sequence MGCCRVFAFDLVSLMVLFHVVYSENDQVGISSDRAALVSFVSGITDDPEHVLEGWNADSGVHVCKWSGVGCDMKGNRVIELNLSHKSLKGMISPTLFSLTHLEILDLSWNLFEGRMPSDVGALVSLKEMSLSSNILEGNIPIEVGLLKELVYLDLGSNKFEGEIPASLFCNGSSSLQYLDLSNNSLSGEIPFHSQCELRELRYLLLWSNHFVGEVPLALSNSSNLEWLDLEHNFLSGELPSKSLSKMLHLKFLYLSYNHFSSHGGNADLVPFFESLVNSSKLQELDLAGNHLGGELPSIIGALSTKLVQINLDDNQISGFIPPQISNLVNLTLLNLSSNQLNGSIPSELCQIGKLERLYLSNNSLSGNIPSTFGNMSHLGLLDLSKNKLSGIIPDSFANLVQLRRLLLYDNQLSGTIPPSLGKCINLEILDLSHNRISGEIPSEVAGLSSLKLYLNLSSNFLSGHIPLELSKMDMVLAIDLSLNILSGSLPSQLGSCIALECLNLSHNFLEDQIPESIGNLPYLQELDVSGNRLNGEIPQSLQDSATLKRLNFSYNNFYGVISNRGSFSSLTIASFLGNERICGSIQGLRKCHRKRAHSFLMAFLLSSAITPIFCLVGYPLIQRAKRRRKPPILEGEDIPDDEESRDEVKYPRISRRQLIEATGGFSSSSLIGSGNFGHVYKGILQDNTSIAVKVLHSKVAGEIITGSFKRECQVLKTTRHRNLIRIITTCSRPDFKALVLPLMPNGSLENHLYPSHGSKNGLDLVQLVSICSDVAEGMSYLHHYSPVKVVHCDLKPSNILLDDDMRALVTDFGIARLVKGGSDNSSAYDSVSCDSTEGLLCGSLGYIAPEYGMGKRASSQGDVYSFGVLLLEIIAGKRPTDVLFQQGSSLPEWIKSCYPDKLEPIIQEAIKLRSTKLGTCPFDRRIWCEVILELIELGLICTQNNPRTRPTMLDVAHEMSRLKQYLCSPSSLIIEEA; translated from the exons ATGGGATGTTGCAGGGTTTTTGCATTTGATTTGGTATCGTTGATGGTGCTTTTCCATGTGGTGTACTCGGAGAATGATCAGGTTGGAATCTCGAGTGATCGGGCCGCCCTCGTCTCGTTCGTGTCCGGGATAACGGATGATCCCGAACATGTGTTAGAGGGTTGGAATGCTGATTCTGGTGTTCATGTCTGCAAATGGTCTGGTGTAGGGTGTGACATGAAAGGGAACAGGGTGATAGAGCTTAATCTAAGTCATAAGTCACTCAAAGGAATGATATCACCAACTCTTTTCAGTCTCACACACTTGGAAATTCTTGATCTATCGTGGAATCTCTTCGAGGGGCGGATGCCGTCTGATGTTGGCGCGCTTGTCTCGCTCAAAGAGATGAGTTTGTCTTCCAATATTCTCGAAGGGAACATTCCAATAGAGGTGGGGTTACTTAAAGAGTTGGTTTATCTTGATTTGGGAAGTAACAAATTCGAGGGTGAGATTCCGGCTTCCCTTTTCTGCAATGGCTCATCTTCTTTGCAGTACTTGGATTTATCCAATAATTCACTAAGTGGTGAGATACCTTTCCATAGCCAATGCGAGCTTAGAGAGTTGAGGTATCTTCTTCTTTGGTCGAACCACTTTGTTGGGGAGGTTCCTTTGGCCCTTTCGAATTCTTCGAATCTCGAATGGCTTGACTTGGAGCACAATTTTCTAAGTGGGGAGTTACCGTCCAAGAGTTTGAGCAAAATGTTGCATTTGAAATTTCTTTATTTGTCCTACAATCACTTTTCAAGTCACGGTGGTAATGCTGATCTTGTACCGTTCTTCGAGTCTTTGGTAAATTCTTCTAAATTGCAAGAACTCGATCTTGCAGGAAACCATCTTGGAGGAGAGTTGCCTTCTATTATCGGTGCTCTCTCCACTAAGCTCGTGCAGATAAATCTTGATGATAATCAAATTTCGGGTTTCATACCTCCACAGATTTCTAATCTTGTAAATCTCACCCTCTTGAACCTGTCTAGTAATCAGTTGAATGGCTCAATCCCTTCTGAGCTATGCCAAATTGGGAAATTAGAGAGGCTATACTTATCAAATAACTCGCTCTCCGGTAATATTCCGTCCACTTTTGGCAATATGTCGCATTTAGGCCTTCTTGATCTATCAAAAAACAAGCTCTCTGGTATAATCCCGGATAGTTTTGCAAACCTTGTGCAGCTACGAAGACTTTTGCTGTATGACAACCAACTCTCGGGAACCATTCCTCCAAGTCTTGGGAAATGCATAAACTTGGAGATTCTTGACCTTTCTCATAACAGAATTTCAGGGGAAATTCCAAGTGAAGTTGCTGGATTGAGTAGTTTGAAGCTGTATTTGAACTTGTCCAGTAATTTCTTGAGTGGGCATATTCCTCTAGAGCTGAGTAAAATGGATATGGTGTTGGCCATTGATCTGTCACTAAACATATTGTCCGGCTCGTTGCCTTCACAACTTGGTAGCTGCATTGCTCTTGAGTGTCTCAACTTATCGCATAATTTTCTGGAAGATCAAATCCCAGAATCTATAGGGAACTTGCCTTATCTTCAAGAGCTTGACGTGTCTGGCAATCGGTTAAATGGAGAGATACCACAATCTTTGCAGGATTCAGCAACTTTGAAGAGACTGAACTTTTCTTACAACAACTTCTATGGAGTAATATCAAACAGGGGCTCCTTTTCCTCACTAACAATTGCTTCTTTCttgggcaatgaaagaatttgCGGATCAATACAAGGTCTGAGAAAATGCCACCGAAAACGGGCTCACAGTTTCTTAATGGCGTTTCTCCTTTCATCAGCTATCACTCCTATCTTCTGTTTAGTTGGATATCCTCTTATACAGAGAGCAAAAAGGAGGAGGAAGCCGCCGATTCTAGAAGGTGAGGACATTCCAGATGACGAAGAATCGAGAGACGAGGTAAAATACCCAAGAATATCTCGTCGACAGCTTATTGAAGCTACCGGAGGATTCAGCAGTTCAAGCCTGATTGGATCAGGTAATTTCGGGCATGTTTACAAAGGAATTCTTCAGGATAACACAAGCATCGCAGTTAAGGTACTCCATTCAAAAGTAGCAGGAGAAATTATTACTGGTAGCTTTAAGAGGGAGTGCCAAGTTCTGAAAACTACGCGTCACAGAAATTTGATCCGAATCATAACAACATGCAGCAGGCCAGATTTTAAGGCCCTTGTTCTTCCGCTGATGCCAAATGGAAGTCTCGAAAATCATTTGTATCCCAGCCATGGATCGAAAAATGGGCTGGATCTTGTTCAGTTGGTGAGCATTTGCAGCGATGTAGCGGAAGGGATGTCCTATCTGCATCACTATTCTCCTGTGAAAGTGGTGCATTGTGATCTTAAACCAAGCAATATTCTTCTCGACGATGATATGAGAGCTTTGGTCACTGATTTCGGTATTGCAAGATTAGTAAAAGGCGGCAGCGATAATTCTTCGGCTTACGATTCAGTATCCTGTGACTCCACAGAAGGCCTGTTATGTggatcacttggctacattgcaCCTG AATATGGAATGGGAAAGCGGGCTTCGTCACAAGGAGATGTATATAGTTTCGGGGTCCTTTTATTAGAGATCATAGCGGGGAAACGCCCCACAGATGTGCTTTTCCAGCAGGGTTCCAGCCTGCCTGAATGGATTAAGAGTTGTTACCCCGATAAGCTCGAGCCGATCATTCAGGAGGCCATAAAGCTGAGGTCTACAAAACTCGGCACATGCCCGTTCGACCGGAGGATATGGTGTGAGGTAATACTGGAATTGATAGAACTCGGGCTTATCTGCACACAGAACAATCCTCGCACCAGGCCAACAATGCTAGATGTAGCTCATGAAATGAGCCGTTTGAAGCAGTATCTATGCAGCCCCTCAAGCCTAATAATAGAAGAAGCTTGA